One window of the Xiphophorus hellerii strain 12219 chromosome 15, Xiphophorus_hellerii-4.1, whole genome shotgun sequence genome contains the following:
- the LOC116734067 gene encoding rho-related GTP-binding protein RhoB-like, whose protein sequence is MPRLKKTQEANQMAVQRKKLVVVGDGACGKTCLLIVFSKDEFPEVYVPTVFETYVADIEVDNQQVQLALWDTAGQEDYDRLRPLSYPDTDVILMCYSVDNPDSLGNISEKWVPEVKHFCPNVPIILVANKKDLRNDENTKNDLSRMKLEPVKAEDGRAMAMRIGAYDYLECSARTKEGIWEVFETATRATLQKRSTPGDCFKCCVML, encoded by the coding sequence ATGCCGCGTTTAAAGAAAACCCAAGAAGCGAACCAGATGGCTGTCCAGCGAAAGAAACTTGTGGTTGTCGGTGACGGCGCTTGTGGGAAAACGTGTCTACTGATCGTTTTCAGCAAGGACGAGTTTCCCGAGGTCTACGTCCCGACGGTGTTTGAAACCTACGTGGCCGACATAGAGGTTGACAACCAGCAGGTCCAGCTGGCTCTGTGGGACACGGCCGGACAGGAGGACTACGACCGACTGCGCCCACTCTCCTACCCGGACACTGATGTCATCCTCATGTGCTACTCCGTGGACAACCCGGACTCGTTGGGGAACATCTCCGAAAAGTGGGTCCCTGAGGTCAAGCACTTTTGTCCGAACGTGCCAATCATTTTGGTGGCCAACAAGAAAGATCTGCGCAACGACGAGAACACGAAGAACGACCTCTCCCGGATGAAACTAGAGCCCGTGAAGGCGGAGGACGGTCGTGCGATGGCCATGCGCATCGGCGCGTATGACTACTTGGAGTGCTCCGCCAGGACCAAAGAGGGCATCTGGGAGGTGTTCGAGACTGCAACACGGGCTACCCTGCAGAAACGCTCCACACCGGGGGATTGTTTCAAAtgctgtgtgatgctgtga